AGCAATTCCTGCTACTAATTGTCCTAGAGAAGACATTTTCTCATTCTGAATTAGTTGAGCCTGAGCAGTTTTTAGGTTTTTAAATGCTTCTTCTAATTGTTGAGTTTTGGCGTTTAATTGTGATGTCCGTTCTGCGACTTTTTCTTCTAGAGTGTGAGAATATTCTGCTAATTGGGTATTCGCCTGCTTGAGTTCTGCTGTGGTTTTTGATAAATCAGTGTAGAGTTGAGCATTTTCTAAAGAAATGGCGGCTTGTGCTATTAATAGTTGCACCACTTCTAAGCGATCGCGTGTAAAAACTCCTGCTGTCAGTTGATTTTCTAAATACAGCAAACCCATCCACTCACCTTGATTAATAATCGGGGTACACAATACGCTTCTCGGTTGATTTTGGATGATGTAGGGATCGCTAGCAAATAGAGATTGGGTCGCAATGTCATCTATTACCAAGGGTTCTAAAGTGCGCTTAACGTAGTTGATGACGGTAAGTGGAACATCCTGGCTTTGTTCTAATGGAATGGCTGAGACATCTGTTGGCGAGAAAATTTTCTCTTCATTAAAACCAGCTATGGCTGCGATCGCTAACTGCTGATTTTTTTGCAATAAAAGTACACATTTTTTCGCGCCAGCATTCTCCAACATAACTTGCATCAAAATTGACAGGAGTTGATCGAGTTGAATTTCGCCGGCGATCGCTTGTGAAGCTTTTAAAAAGGCAGCAAAATCTAATTGTGCGGAGAAATTCTGGCTAGTACTAGTGCTAGAGATAGTTGTTTTTTGTTGATACTCTAATTCTGCCCAGTATAAAGCTTGATTTGACTCCAACAACTCTGGATAATTTGCTTCTAAACATTTAACTTTTGCTATAGCCCCCCATTGAGTATAGGCACTAACAGCCTCAGTTAAATAAAGTTGGGCAATATTCGGTTTATTTTTTGTCAGCCAAAACTTTGCAGTCAATTCATTGGCTAAAGCTACATTTTGCGTAAACCCATTAGTTTTAGCTGTAGCGATCGCGCGATCGTAAAGATCCATCGCCGCTGATTCTTGCTTCTTAATTCGAGCCATTTCTGCTTGAATTAACAGATATTGATGCTCAAAGTTTTCTGGACAATTATCAGCCCAAATTTTCAATTGGTTTTGATGGTTAATTAAGCTTTGCCAATATTGGCGTTGCGTTGATGGTGGAACTTGAGGATAAAGCGCAGCTAAGATCAAAGCATGATAAAAAGGATAACTAGCCGAGGTTGTAAAGCCTAAAATTGCTGGCAAATAAGTTTCTGCTTGGGTTATATGCTTTAAAGCCAGTTGATACTGTGCATACAAATAAGCTAATTGGGCTTGGATAATGTGGGCGATCGCCAGCGCCATTGGTGTGTGGCTGATGCGATCGCTTTTGGGAGAATCTTGATAATTACAATTGCCAATGAAACTATCTATTACCTGCTGCGTTTCCTGTAAAACCTCAAATAATAGGGTATTTTGTGTTTGTTGAGCAAAAGGAAGAAACTTATTGATATCTAAGCGAATAGTATTGAGGTTATTTCCTTGAAAATATTGATTGCATATATTACCGAAAAGATTATAACCAGCAAACTGTAATTCTCCAGATTCTAATCCCGCTTGATAGCCTGCATTGTTGATGGGAATCGCTAAATGAGCCGATCTCATCCAATTATTTAACCAGCTACCCAACAATAAATTAACTTGACATTTTTGACCTTTATTTTGGAATTTTTCAGCGATTTCAGTAGCTAAAACTCCGAACTCATATCCTGTAGAGTAATCTCCAAAAAACGAACCGAGAAGAAAACCATAATTAGCATAGGCTTTAGCAGATTCGGCAACATTGCCATATTGAATTGATAACTTGACAGCCTTCGCTGTAATTAAAATATATAAATCCAGTTCGGAATTAATATAAGTAGGTGGATCTAAATTAATTAGTAACTGAATTGCGTAACGATAAATAGGATAGGGATTTTCTGGTAATTCTAAAATAGCAGCAACTTTCTGATTCTCTAAGTAAGATTGAATTGCCGCAATTTCTAAATCGATGGCAGAGTTAAGATTGTCTTCGGGAAAATGAATATTTAAGAGCGATAAAGCTTGTTTACCAGCTTGAATTGCTACTACATAGTCTGCTTGCAGCGTTCGTTGCACAATTAGTAAATTATATAATTCAGCTTTTTCTAATGCTGTTTTTGCCTGGATTAAGGCTGCTTGAATTAATAAATCTGACTGTTGAAAATTACTATTAAGATATTCAACTTCTGAACGTTCTTTATAAATTGCAAACGTTAGTTCATACTGTTTGCTCCAGCTATCATCAGCCAACAACTGCATGGCAATCGCTAAATATTGTGATGCTGTAGCATAAGCTGTCGATGCTTTGGCTTTACGTCCTGCTTGTAAATTTAATTGGGCAATTTGTTCTCGTTCTTGCGGTTCGGTTAGTAATTGCCATCCTAAATTTAATTGATTGACAATCTCAAAAATTTGCTCTTCCTGTTCTGTAGCGGAGATATTTTGCAGGAGTAATTTTCCTATCTGTAAATGAGTACTCTGTTTTTGTGCTTCATCGATTAGAGAATAGGCTGCTTGTTGGACGCGATCGTGGAGGAATTCGTATACATAATCTTGAGAAGACACAAGGTTATCTTCCACAGGAGATGCAGACCAGTACTGAAGATCGGCAACTATATGAAGTTGAGTATGGTCTGAAAAACTTGGCTCTGTCTCAGCTAAATATAAGTTGGCATTGTCAGTCGGAAATTCATCCTCTACATTGATTCGCTCGCGTTCTTGTTGAAATAATTTATATGTTTGACTTACAGGAATAATTAACCCTTCAGCTAAAGCTGACCATAAATCATTGGCAGTTTGTGCTAGAGATTTTTCATAAACAATTGCCAGTGTTACTAAGTCAAATGTATTGCCAATACAAGCTGCTAACTTTAAAACATCTTGCGTCGCCTGTGGTAACTTTTGCAATTGCAAAACCATAAATTCCACAACATTATCTGTGAGGTTTAAAGTTTCTACTTGCTGCAAGTCATATTGCCAATTACCCATCTCTGGTACAAAAGTAATATGTCCTTCTGCATGGAGTGTTTTCAGCATTTGAATGCTAAAAAAAGGATTTCCCTGTGTTTTTTGATAAATTAGTTGTGTGAGAGGTAATGCTGATTCTAGTTTGCAACTTAGAGTATCTGCAAACAAATGATTTAGATCTGTAGCAGTGAGAGGAGCTAAACTAATAGTTGTAATCGCGCTTTTATTTTGAGACTTATGAATTTCTTCTAACGTCAGGATTAAGGGATGGTTATCAGAAACCTCATTATCGCGATAGGCTCCAATTAATAATAAATAGCCGATTTTATCTTCACTCATCAGCATCTGTAGCAATTGTAGCGATGCTGTATCTGCCCACTGTAAGTCATCCAGAAATATTACTAATGGATGTTCTGGGGTTGTAAATACTTGAATAAATTTGCGAAATAAGCGATTAAAGCGTTGCTGTGCAGCATTACCCGAAAGTTCTGTTACTGCTGGTTGCGCACCAATAATTTTTTTAAGTTCGGGAATGACATCAATAATTACTTGAGCATTATCCCCCAGTGCTGTTAAAATTTCCTGCTTCCATTGAGTAATTTGAGCATCGCTTTGGGTAAGGATTTGTGCCATTAAATCCTGCAATGCTTGCACAAAAGCAGAGAAAGGAATGTTACGTTGAAACTGGTCAAACTTGCCTTCAATAAAGTAGCCTCTTTGCCGGACAATAGGCTTTTGCACTTCATTAACTACAGCAGTTTTACCAATACCAGAAAAACCTTGTATGAGAATCAATTCGCTTTGAGGTAATAGATCGGAAGTTTTATCGTTTTGTTCTCGATCCCCTGCAACTCGATCGAATACTGCTAGTAAAGTCTGTACTTCTTTTTGACGACCATAGAGTTTTTCTGGAATTAAAAAGCGATCGCTTATGTCTTTCTGTGCAAGTTGGAAGGATGCATTCGCTCGTTTTTCTTGCCACCGATCGCAACACCACTCTAAATCATACTTTAGACCAGCCGCACTCTGATAGCGGTCTTCCGCATTTTTCGCCATCAGTTTCATCACAAGATCGCACAGAACTTGAGGAATGGATGGTTCATTTTTAAATTGTGTAGCGTTTTGTGCTTCACGCAGGATATTTTTAATTTTGCATCGATCTGGTTGTTTAGCAATATGAGAGTAAACTAACTCCATTGGATCGGATGTTACAAAAGGTAAATCTCCTGTCAATAACTCGTAAAAAGTCACGCCTAGCGAATAAAAATCTGTACGATAATCAATGCCGCGATTCATTCTGCCAGTTTGTTCGGGAGAAATATAAGCTAGAGTTCCTTCTAAAATATTAGGGTTTTGTAGTTGTTGGGTTTCTCGTGGTAATAATGAGGCGATAGAAAAGTCAATTAGTTTAACCTGTTTGGTTTGGGGGTGAATCAAAATATTGGCAGGTTTAACATCTTTATAAATAATTCGTTTTTGGTGTAGTTCGCCAAGAGTTTGTGTAATTGTAATAGCTATGGGAAAAAATTCTTCTAGGGTTAATTTACCTGA
The genomic region above belongs to Calothrix sp. NIES-2098 and contains:
- a CDS encoding multi-sensor signal transduction multi-kinase, whose amino-acid sequence is MLTASLKIPGYRIDEQIYAGNRTLVYRGIREQDLHPVILKMMQNESPNFSEIIQFRNQYAIAANLDINGIIKLYSLEEYGNGYVLVMEDYGGISLSSYLNHYTTSGKLTLEEFFPIAITITQTLGELHQKRIIYKDVKPANILIHPQTKQVKLIDFSIASLLPRETQQLQNPNILEGTLAYISPEQTGRMNRGIDYRTDFYSLGVTFYELLTGDLPFVTSDPMELVYSHIAKQPDRCKIKNILREAQNATQFKNEPSIPQVLCDLVMKLMAKNAEDRYQSAAGLKYDLEWCCDRWQEKRANASFQLAQKDISDRFLIPEKLYGRQKEVQTLLAVFDRVAGDREQNDKTSDLLPQSELILIQGFSGIGKTAVVNEVQKPIVRQRGYFIEGKFDQFQRNIPFSAFVQALQDLMAQILTQSDAQITQWKQEILTALGDNAQVIIDVIPELKKIIGAQPAVTELSGNAAQQRFNRLFRKFIQVFTTPEHPLVIFLDDLQWADTASLQLLQMLMSEDKIGYLLLIGAYRDNEVSDNHPLILTLEEIHKSQNKSAITTISLAPLTATDLNHLFADTLSCKLESALPLTQLIYQKTQGNPFFSIQMLKTLHAEGHITFVPEMGNWQYDLQQVETLNLTDNVVEFMVLQLQKLPQATQDVLKLAACIGNTFDLVTLAIVYEKSLAQTANDLWSALAEGLIIPVSQTYKLFQQERERINVEDEFPTDNANLYLAETEPSFSDHTQLHIVADLQYWSASPVEDNLVSSQDYVYEFLHDRVQQAAYSLIDEAQKQSTHLQIGKLLLQNISATEQEEQIFEIVNQLNLGWQLLTEPQEREQIAQLNLQAGRKAKASTAYATASQYLAIAMQLLADDSWSKQYELTFAIYKERSEVEYLNSNFQQSDLLIQAALIQAKTALEKAELYNLLIVQRTLQADYVVAIQAGKQALSLLNIHFPEDNLNSAIDLEIAAIQSYLENQKVAAILELPENPYPIYRYAIQLLINLDPPTYINSELDLYILITAKAVKLSIQYGNVAESAKAYANYGFLLGSFFGDYSTGYEFGVLATEIAEKFQNKGQKCQVNLLLGSWLNNWMRSAHLAIPINNAGYQAGLESGELQFAGYNLFGNICNQYFQGNNLNTIRLDINKFLPFAQQTQNTLLFEVLQETQQVIDSFIGNCNYQDSPKSDRISHTPMALAIAHIIQAQLAYLYAQYQLALKHITQAETYLPAILGFTTSASYPFYHALILAALYPQVPPSTQRQYWQSLINHQNQLKIWADNCPENFEHQYLLIQAEMARIKKQESAAMDLYDRAIATAKTNGFTQNVALANELTAKFWLTKNKPNIAQLYLTEAVSAYTQWGAIAKVKCLEANYPELLESNQALYWAELEYQQKTTISSTSTSQNFSAQLDFAAFLKASQAIAGEIQLDQLLSILMQVMLENAGAKKCVLLLQKNQQLAIAAIAGFNEEKIFSPTDVSAIPLEQSQDVPLTVINYVKRTLEPLVIDDIATQSLFASDPYIIQNQPRSVLCTPIINQGEWMGLLYLENQLTAGVFTRDRLEVVQLLIAQAAISLENAQLYTDLSKTTAELKQANTQLAEYSHTLEEKVAERTSQLNAKTQQLEEAFKNLKTAQAQLIQNEKMSSLGQLVAGIAHEINNPISFIYGNLTPANEYIDNLMSVLKSYRQHYPKPTPELQAEIAKFELDFITEDLPKLLNSMQVGAERIRDIVMSLRNFSRLDEAEIKAVDIHEGIDSTLMILQNLLQAKPERPEIFVIKEYSKLPAIECYAGQLNQVFLNLIMNAIDALEDSVIQGKTAEKLQICIRTEICNANQIKICIADNGIGIGDSTKPYVFDPFFTTKKVGQGTGLGLSISYQIIVDKHQGQLECQSIPGEGAEFIITLPIRRQRFKIVETI